In a genomic window of Rhopalosiphum maidis isolate BTI-1 chromosome 4, ASM367621v3, whole genome shotgun sequence:
- the LOC113560342 gene encoding LOW QUALITY PROTEIN: geranylgeranyl transferase type-2 subunit beta-like (The sequence of the model RefSeq protein was modified relative to this genomic sequence to represent the inferred CDS: inserted 2 bases in 1 codon; deleted 1 base in 1 codon), which produces MVIRISKIINTSEQTKKNLYQYQGLKTRKKMLQKDVKLDNTSKTWVLKKHIDFLQSFGKERHQYESSMMEFLRMSGMYWGLTALYLINDGKIPKEDEIFEYIKSCEHSCGGYSPAPGHDPHLLYTLSAVQIACLLNRELELPIEKIVLYVSKLQQDDGSFTGDKWGEIDTRYSFCALACLSLLGKLNEINLVKAVEFIKSCQNFDGGFGSRPGAESHGGLIYCCVGSLSIAGRLDLVDADTLGWWLAERQLPSGGLNGRPEKLPDVCYSWWVFSTLNILGRDHWIDKEELXNFILASQDNEGGGFSDRPGDEPDPFHTLFGLAALSLMSYDKILPIDPTYCMPKAVINRLGLKPQILSRP; this is translated from the exons ATGGTTATTCGTATttctaaaatcattaatacatcagaacaaacaaaaaaaaatttatatcaa TATCAAGGTctaaaaactagaaaaaaaatg tTACAAAAAGATGTGAAATTGGATAACACAAGCAAAACATGGGTTTTAAAGAAACATATCGATTTTTTACAATCATTTGGCAAAGAAAGACatcaatat gaaAGTAGTATGATGGAATTTCTTCGTATGTCTGGTATGTACTGGGGTTTAACTGCATTATATCTAATCAATGATGGAAAAATACCAAAAGaagatgaaatatttgaatatattaaaagttgtGAACATAGTTGCGGTGGATATTCACCAGCCCCTGGTCATGATCcacatttattgtatacactcAGTGCGGTTCAA aTTGCTTGTTTGCTTAATCGAGAATTGGAATTACCAATTGAAAAGATTGTGTTGTATGTATCTAAACTTCAACAAGATGATGGCAGTTTTACTGGAGATAAATGGGGAGAAATAGATACCCGTTATTCATTTTGTGCATTAGCATGTTTATcactttta GGTAAACTAAATGagattaatttagttaaagcCGTAGAGTTTATAAAAAGCTGCCAAAATTTTGATGGAGGTTTCGGATCACGACCCGGAGCTGAAAGTCATGGTGGCTTAATCTATTGTTGTGTTGGATCATTATCTATTGCtg gacgATTAGATTTAGTTGATGCTGACACATTGGGCTGGTGGTTAGCTGAAAGGCAATTACCATCTGGCGGACTAAATGGACGCCCTGAAAAATTACCAGACGTTTGT TATTCATGGTGGGTGTTTtcaacattaaacattttaggaCGTGACCATTGGATTGATAAAGAagaatt aaactttattttagcATCTCAA GATAATGAAGGAGGTGGATTCAGTGATCGTCCTGGAGATGAACCAGATCCTTTTCATACTCTTTTTGGTCTTGCAGCATTATCACTAATGtcatatgataaaattttaccAATAGACCCTACTTATTGCATGCCAAAAGCAGTTATTAACCGACTGGGATTAAAACCTCAAATTTTGTCCCGACCTTAA